The Methanococcoides methylutens genome has a window encoding:
- the tnpB gene encoding IS200/IS605 family element RNA-guided endonuclease TnpB, producing MLKAYKYRLYPTKEQQEMLFKHFGACRFIYNWGLEQKIKTYEQDGKSVSRFDLNKGITMLKRDGEHEWLKEVNSQSLQGATLNLDNAFTRFFREKKGFPKFKSRKNPVQAYNVPQNYKVDFENNMIYLPKIGNVKTILHRSLGNGDLKTATVSQTSTGKFYISILVDDGGENLKKMEFSENDTVGVDVGIKDFAIMSNGDKIDNPRHLKNSMKRLKVLSKRLSRKQKDSSNRNKARKQVAKLHEKISNQRHDFQHKVSAKLVSENQAIAIETLNVSGMLKNHHLAQRIADASWSSFVEKLEYKAEWYGKTILRIGQFEPSTKICNVCGKYNGSLTLADRKWECLDCNTTHDRDINAAINIKTFALQEQNLIGI from the coding sequence ATGTTAAAAGCCTATAAGTATAGATTATATCCTACAAAAGAGCAACAGGAGATGTTATTTAAGCATTTTGGAGCATGTAGATTCATCTATAATTGGGGTTTAGAGCAGAAAATTAAGACATATGAACAAGATGGTAAATCCGTTTCAAGATTTGACTTGAATAAAGGAATAACAATGTTGAAGAGGGATGGAGAACACGAATGGCTTAAAGAGGTTAATTCTCAGTCATTGCAGGGTGCTACTCTCAATCTCGATAATGCTTTTACACGATTTTTCAGAGAGAAAAAAGGATTCCCTAAGTTCAAATCTCGAAAAAATCCAGTACAGGCGTACAATGTTCCTCAGAACTATAAGGTTGATTTTGAGAACAACATGATTTACCTTCCAAAAATAGGCAATGTTAAGACTATTTTACATCGTTCATTAGGCAACGGTGATTTGAAAACAGCTACAGTCTCCCAAACATCTACAGGAAAGTTCTATATCAGTATTCTTGTGGATGATGGAGGAGAAAATCTGAAAAAGATGGAATTCTCGGAAAATGACACCGTGGGAGTAGATGTAGGTATCAAAGATTTCGCCATCATGTCAAACGGTGACAAAATCGATAATCCAAGACACCTTAAAAACTCCATGAAACGCCTTAAAGTCCTGTCGAAACGTCTTTCTCGAAAGCAAAAAGACTCCAGCAATAGGAACAAAGCACGTAAACAAGTAGCTAAACTTCATGAAAAAATAAGTAACCAGAGACACGATTTTCAACACAAGGTTTCAGCAAAGCTCGTCAGCGAGAACCAAGCCATAGCAATAGAAACCTTAAATGTATCTGGTATGCTCAAGAATCACCATCTTGCACAACGTATAGCTGATGCATCGTGGAGTTCTTTCGTAGAAAAGCTCGAATATAAAGCAGAATGGTATGGGAAAACAATACTTCGCATCGGGCAATTCGAGCCGTCAACTAAAATCTGTAATGTTTGTGGAAAATATAACGGTTCTTTGACCCTTGCAGATAGAAAATGGGAATGTTTAGACTGTAATACCACTCACGATAGAGACATTAATGCCGCTATCAATATCAAAACATTTGCTCTTCAAGAGCAGAACTTAATAGGTATATAA
- a CDS encoding PGF-pre-PGF domain-containing protein, with product MLTNSAIEETLISFDIPTINASKNNMKIGEDDSYVYFEAETPGFSPFAIAADVEDGSSINTDDPSDDIYDSDNAGASEEEPTTDEPNGIPGISPVTSILILVFACIFRKGKN from the coding sequence ATGTTGACCAATTCAGCAATAGAAGAAACACTCATTTCTTTCGACATTCCAACGATCAATGCTTCAAAGAATAATATGAAGATTGGAGAGGATGACTCATACGTTTACTTCGAAGCAGAAACTCCGGGATTCTCCCCATTTGCTATCGCAGCTGATGTGGAAGATGGATCATCAATTAACACCGACGATCCATCAGATGATATCTATGATTCTGATAATGCCGGAGCTTCAGAAGAGGAACCTACTACAGATGAACCAAATGGAATACCTGGCATATCCCCGGTCACATCCATATTAATTCTGGTCTTTGCCTGTATATTCCGCAAAGGGAAGAACTAA
- a CDS encoding sensor histidine kinase, with protein MRKDNIVLPVGKSITDITWCKNIEEELRLRDERLRCLESVLHYKPDSVQDLLNFALDEAIKLTQSKIGHIYHYDEEQMKLTLNTWSKDVMRECTIVEPLNTYDLKDTGIWGEVVKQRKAIILNDFQAVNPLKKGYPKGHVELHKYLSIPVFRNGQIVAVVGLANKESNYDESDRLQLTLIMDSVWNIVEQRQTEEALQQSELKYRQAYNLMQAVFESPNNVVIFAIDREYRYIAFNKIHQLTMKNIWNARIAIGISMLSYIKDPKDGEKAKINFDRALAGEAFTIVEEYGDVLLERLWYENVYSPLEDDEGNIIGVTVIVTDITERKKAELALVRAKVLAEEGNRIKSEFLANMSHELRTPLNSVIGFSQVLSDKRFGDLNKKQTKYISNILKSGRHLMTLINDILDISKIESGNMKYEPEIINLPEIIDEIVMLIDPMAKKKSIDLKSNIELEILEIYADRTKIKQIMYNLLSNAIKFTPKSGKVWVNSKIIGGKVQVSVSDTGIGIPENKQKTVFEAFKQVDSSFNRKYEGTGLGLALVKQYVEMHGGEVWVESEVGKGSTFGFSILMNPNTSSS; from the coding sequence ATGAGAAAAGATAATATCGTTTTACCTGTGGGAAAAAGCATCACAGATATTACGTGGTGTAAAAATATTGAGGAAGAACTCCGCCTTAGAGATGAGCGATTAAGATGTCTTGAGTCCGTTCTACATTATAAGCCTGATTCAGTTCAGGATCTTCTTAATTTTGCACTTGATGAAGCAATCAAACTCACCCAGAGTAAAATTGGTCACATATACCATTATGATGAGGAACAAATGAAGTTAACTCTCAACACATGGTCAAAAGATGTGATGAGGGAGTGTACAATTGTTGAACCTCTGAATACATATGATCTGAAGGATACCGGTATATGGGGAGAGGTGGTCAAGCAACGCAAAGCAATCATTCTAAATGACTTTCAGGCTGTAAATCCACTGAAAAAAGGTTACCCAAAAGGACATGTTGAACTTCATAAATACCTAAGCATACCAGTGTTCAGAAACGGACAAATCGTTGCTGTTGTCGGACTAGCCAACAAGGAATCAAATTATGATGAGAGTGATAGACTTCAGCTTACCTTGATCATGGATTCGGTATGGAACATTGTGGAGCAGAGACAGACTGAGGAAGCGCTGCAACAAAGTGAATTGAAGTATCGGCAGGCCTACAATCTCATGCAGGCAGTATTTGAAAGTCCAAATAATGTCGTTATATTCGCCATTGATCGGGAGTATCGATATATCGCTTTCAACAAAATTCATCAGTTAACAATGAAGAACATATGGAATGCCAGGATTGCGATTGGCATTAGTATGCTAAGTTACATCAAAGACCCTAAAGATGGGGAAAAAGCAAAAATAAACTTTGACCGGGCGCTTGCTGGTGAAGCATTCACCATTGTTGAAGAATATGGAGATGTGTTACTCGAAAGGCTGTGGTATGAGAATGTGTACAGTCCTCTTGAGGATGACGAGGGGAATATTATTGGGGTTACTGTCATTGTAACTGACATTACTGAACGTAAGAAAGCGGAGTTGGCTCTTGTTCGGGCCAAAGTTCTTGCTGAAGAAGGAAATCGTATCAAATCGGAATTCCTCGCGAACATGAGTCATGAGTTACGTACACCACTTAATTCAGTTATCGGTTTTTCTCAAGTTTTAAGCGATAAAAGGTTTGGTGATTTGAACAAAAAGCAAACCAAATATATATCTAATATCCTGAAAAGCGGAAGGCATTTGATGACGTTGATCAATGATATACTTGATATTTCAAAAATTGAATCCGGTAATATGAAATATGAGCCTGAAATTATAAACCTGCCAGAAATAATTGATGAAATTGTAATGTTAATAGATCCAATGGCAAAGAAAAAATCCATAGATCTTAAATCCAATATAGAACTTGAAATTCTGGAAATATATGCTGATAGGACAAAGATCAAACAAATTATGTATAATCTACTCAGTAATGCAATTAAGTTTACACCAAAAAGTGGCAAAGTATGGGTCAACTCAAAAATTATTGGCGGTAAAGTTCAGGTTTCTGTATCTGATACTGGTATAGGTATTCCCGAGAATAAACAAAAAACTGTATTTGAGGCCTTTAAGCAAGTTGATTCATCTTTTAACCGTAAATATGAAGGAACCGGATTGGGACTTGCGCTTGTTAAACAGTATGTTGAAATGCATGGTGGTGAGGTCTGGGTTGAAAGTGAAGTTGGAAAAGGAAGTACATTTGGATTTAGTATACTAATGAATCCTAATACCTCATCCAGCTAA
- the ftsA gene encoding coenzyme F390 synthetase: MDRGDLDSLVEEKLRYTIDYAVKHSSFYRKWFESNDVSPSSIRDHEDLLEMPLVSGELIRNNQPPKTNDFNFMSTSWDKVFTIHETSGTSGTPKAFFLTWDDWLRFAEKYSRSFTSQGFGKGDRMIMCASYGMNVGANTMTLSARDIGMAIIPEGKCTFPTRVLESYQPTGIVASVFKLLRLARRLKDEGIDPGETSIEKLVVGGESFAEESRSYLEELWGCPIYNTYGSTEGTMCGECTEQSGLHVPEDLVHLDIYDPYRKEFLEDGDCGRIVLTTLLSPGEKCGNLLINYDTEDTTVVQSRKKCACGRTHMKIFTPEREAETHWISGSPFNRVNVERGVFQRENMDYLTGEYEAFLYEDEDGTSILKVSLECIDKENCDRSVIEENFLRGFLSNITGTKGLYDNGELDVDIKLTGPGELEFYKLKGRAKRVIDRR, from the coding sequence ATGGATCGGGGAGACCTTGATTCCCTGGTAGAAGAGAAGTTAAGATACACTATAGACTATGCTGTAAAGCATTCTTCCTTTTACAGAAAATGGTTTGAAAGTAATGATGTATCGCCTTCAAGTATCCGGGATCATGAAGACCTTCTGGAAATGCCGCTCGTATCAGGCGAGCTTATCAGGAACAACCAGCCTCCAAAGACCAATGATTTTAATTTTATGAGTACCAGCTGGGATAAGGTTTTTACTATCCATGAAACCAGCGGCACAAGCGGAACCCCTAAGGCTTTTTTCCTTACATGGGATGACTGGTTACGTTTTGCTGAGAAATACAGCCGAAGTTTCACATCCCAGGGATTCGGGAAAGGTGACAGGATGATAATGTGTGCATCCTACGGAATGAATGTCGGTGCCAACACCATGACACTTTCTGCACGTGATATCGGCATGGCTATCATACCGGAAGGAAAATGTACATTCCCAACTCGCGTCCTTGAAAGCTACCAGCCTACAGGGATAGTGGCCAGCGTATTCAAGCTTTTAAGACTTGCACGCAGGCTAAAAGATGAAGGAATAGATCCAGGGGAGACCAGCATCGAAAAACTGGTCGTAGGAGGAGAGAGCTTTGCTGAGGAGAGCAGGAGCTATCTGGAGGAATTATGGGGCTGTCCTATCTACAACACCTATGGAAGTACTGAAGGAACGATGTGCGGAGAATGCACAGAGCAAAGTGGCCTTCATGTTCCGGAAGACCTTGTCCACCTTGATATCTATGACCCATACCGGAAGGAATTCCTTGAAGATGGTGACTGTGGCAGGATAGTACTTACGACACTGCTAAGCCCCGGTGAAAAGTGTGGCAATCTTCTGATCAATTATGACACCGAAGACACAACAGTGGTTCAATCAAGGAAAAAGTGTGCATGTGGCAGGACTCATATGAAGATCTTCACCCCTGAGCGTGAGGCTGAAACTCATTGGATATCAGGTTCACCATTTAATCGTGTGAATGTTGAAAGAGGTGTCTTTCAGAGGGAGAACATGGACTACCTGACTGGAGAGTATGAAGCTTTCCTTTATGAGGACGAGGATGGAACTTCCATTCTAAAGGTAAGTCTAGAATGCATTGATAAGGAAAATTGCGATAGATCTGTTATCGAAGAAAATTTTCTCAGAGGTTTCCTCAGCAACATAACAGGCACCAAGGGCCTTTATGATAATGGTGAGCTTGATGTTGACATCAAATTAACAGGTCCGGGAGAGCTTGAATTTTATAAACTAAAAGGAAGAGCTAAAAGAGTGATAGATCGAAGGTGA
- a CDS encoding ABC1 kinase family protein — protein sequence MFKKTRRYISITKVFFKYNLFSLLYKDIQQNYVSNKKGTCYIDVEMQKNARKLRLAFEDLGVTFIKLGQIMSKRPDLLPLDYTRELSQLQNKVRPLELEEMAESLEGFRASCSIAEADASTVVSEFLSNFDDFKRKPIASASIAQVYEARIGGKRVAVKIAKPGLIDQINVDLAIINDLKPLMKKMGGFGNNIDIDDFLDEFQDMLNKEVDLLNEARNIKRFEELFAESHDVHIPAVHDEYCTESILVMDYMEGILVKDLETTDQKTRSKYAHIISSSYLNQVYLHGFYHADPHSGNILLRDDGIAFIDFGAVGLIDSELRRNMLNLFYGIYKKNVDIAFDAFLKIADINKEEINVHKFKVDLDTLISIQNFALGERQNDSYANLALKYNLSLPSDFSTLERSLVIVEGVCLELDPRFNIIEDAKRLIFIVMTKRYSPFKAGEYFLLEGDRYLEIFKNLPQGVNDVIETIRGYRIEKLEEKTREIKHDRMVENLAKYVFLSIILVASAYLASQSEGSLATLGIAGFVVAIFMFGVLFLRSQ from the coding sequence ATGTTCAAGAAGACACGGCGATATATCTCCATTACAAAGGTATTTTTCAAATACAATCTGTTCAGCCTTCTTTATAAAGACATACAACAGAACTATGTTTCCAATAAAAAGGGAACCTGTTATATTGATGTTGAGATGCAAAAGAATGCAAGAAAGCTCAGGCTTGCATTTGAAGATCTTGGAGTGACGTTCATCAAACTGGGCCAGATCATGAGCAAGCGTCCTGATCTTCTTCCCCTGGATTATACCAGAGAGCTTTCACAGCTTCAGAATAAGGTCCGTCCTCTTGAACTGGAAGAGATGGCTGAGTCCCTTGAGGGATTCCGTGCCAGTTGTTCTATAGCAGAAGCAGATGCTTCAACAGTCGTTTCTGAATTCCTTTCGAATTTTGATGATTTTAAGAGAAAACCTATTGCCAGTGCATCCATAGCACAGGTCTATGAAGCAAGGATCGGTGGCAAAAGGGTGGCTGTCAAGATCGCAAAACCTGGGCTTATAGACCAGATCAATGTTGACCTTGCCATCATCAATGACCTCAAGCCACTTATGAAGAAAATGGGTGGTTTTGGGAACAATATCGATATTGATGATTTTCTCGATGAATTCCAGGATATGCTGAACAAAGAAGTAGACCTTTTGAACGAGGCTCGCAACATCAAGAGATTCGAGGAATTATTCGCAGAATCCCATGATGTCCATATACCCGCAGTACACGATGAGTATTGTACCGAAAGTATTCTTGTGATGGACTATATGGAAGGCATCCTTGTAAAGGACCTTGAAACAACAGACCAGAAAACGAGATCAAAATATGCGCACATCATCAGTTCCAGTTATCTGAACCAGGTCTATCTGCATGGTTTCTACCATGCAGACCCTCATTCAGGAAATATTCTCCTCCGTGATGACGGGATCGCTTTCATCGATTTCGGGGCTGTTGGACTAATTGATTCCGAGCTTCGCAGGAACATGCTGAATCTTTTCTATGGGATCTACAAGAAGAACGTTGACATTGCTTTTGATGCTTTCCTGAAGATCGCTGACATCAATAAGGAAGAGATTAATGTGCATAAGTTCAAGGTCGACCTTGATACGCTCATATCTATACAGAACTTTGCTTTAGGGGAACGGCAAAACGATAGTTATGCAAATCTTGCACTTAAATACAATCTATCCCTTCCGAGTGATTTCTCCACACTTGAACGTTCTCTTGTAATCGTTGAAGGTGTTTGCCTGGAGCTTGATCCCAGGTTCAATATCATTGAGGATGCCAAGAGACTGATCTTCATTGTCATGACTAAAAGGTATTCCCCATTCAAGGCAGGCGAATACTTCCTCCTGGAAGGTGACAGGTATCTCGAGATATTCAAGAACCTTCCACAGGGGGTTAATGACGTTATTGAGACGATACGTGGATATCGTATAGAGAAACTGGAAGAGAAGACCCGTGAGATCAAGCATGACAGAATGGTCGAGAATCTTGCGAAGTATGTCTTCCTGTCGATTATCCTTGTAGCTTCGGCTTATCTGGCATCACAATCTGAGGGTAGCCTTGCAACTCTCGGAATAGCAGGATTCGTTGTAGCTATCTTCATGTTCGGAGTGTTGTTCCTGAGAAGCCAGTAA
- a CDS encoding ammonium transporter: MFDSGTTAFMIVATSLVMLMTPGLAFFYGGLANKKNIVGIMMQTFVSLGITSILWLCVGYSLCFSGDGAILGNLDKAFLQGVAADSVFSGNAKIPELVFISYQMMFAIITPVLITGAFVNRVTFKAFLIFLVLWQFLVYYPFVHMVWGGGFLASMGVLDFAGGIPVHAIAGFGALGAVFYVGGRREKDEKPHSIPLIAIGAGILWFGWYGFNAGSELNLDQFTALALINTDISASFAAISWLMIEWAREGKPKFVGLLTGALAGLVIITPAAAYVSMPTAALYGIVGGTACYFAIQFKNKMEWDDALDVWGLHGVGGVLGMIMLGIFSSSAVNPAATDGLFFGGELMFFITEVGAVVGASVYAFIFTYGMLRIIEFVTPVKVSEEFELKGLDEMIHGELAYDYDLSID; encoded by the coding sequence ATGTTTGATTCAGGAACTACGGCTTTTATGATAGTTGCGACCAGTCTTGTTATGTTAATGACACCAGGACTGGCGTTTTTTTATGGTGGGCTTGCAAATAAGAAAAATATAGTTGGTATAATGATGCAAACTTTTGTATCATTAGGAATAACGAGTATCCTCTGGTTATGCGTAGGCTATTCTTTATGTTTCAGTGGTGACGGGGCTATTTTGGGAAATCTTGATAAAGCATTTTTGCAGGGAGTTGCAGCAGATTCTGTATTTTCAGGAAATGCAAAGATCCCTGAACTGGTATTCATTTCTTACCAGATGATGTTCGCGATCATAACTCCGGTACTTATAACCGGTGCATTTGTCAACCGTGTTACCTTCAAGGCATTCCTGATCTTCCTTGTCCTCTGGCAGTTCCTTGTCTACTATCCATTTGTTCACATGGTATGGGGAGGTGGCTTTTTGGCTTCCATGGGCGTTCTTGACTTTGCAGGCGGTATTCCGGTACATGCAATAGCAGGATTCGGTGCTTTAGGAGCTGTCTTTTATGTAGGTGGAAGGAGAGAAAAAGATGAAAAACCTCACAGTATTCCCTTAATAGCCATTGGAGCAGGTATTCTCTGGTTTGGATGGTATGGATTCAATGCAGGAAGCGAGCTTAACCTTGACCAATTTACTGCATTGGCACTGATAAATACTGACATTTCAGCTTCTTTCGCAGCAATTTCATGGCTCATGATCGAATGGGCAAGAGAAGGAAAACCAAAATTTGTAGGCTTATTGACAGGTGCTCTTGCCGGACTTGTGATAATAACACCTGCAGCAGCATATGTTTCTATGCCAACAGCTGCTCTTTATGGTATTGTAGGAGGAACAGCATGTTACTTTGCCATCCAGTTCAAGAATAAGATGGAATGGGATGATGCACTGGATGTATGGGGACTCCATGGAGTAGGTGGAGTGCTGGGAATGATCATGCTGGGTATTTTTAGTTCATCAGCAGTTAATCCGGCTGCAACAGATGGCCTGTTCTTCGGAGGAGAACTCATGTTCTTTATAACAGAAGTAGGTGCAGTCGTTGGAGCATCGGTCTATGCATTCATATTCACTTACGGAATGCTGAGAATAATTGAATTTGTAACACCCGTGAAGGTTTCAGAAGAATTTGAACTTAAAGGGTTGGATGAAATGATCCATGGGGAACTAGCATACGACTATGATCTGTCAATTGACTGA
- a CDS encoding 2-oxoacid:acceptor oxidoreductase family protein, translating to MAEKIIGRPSGIYEEFPRKGGAAPTATHYCPGCGHGILHKLIGEAMEELEIQDRSVMISPVGCAVFAYYYFDCGNLQVAHGRAPAVGTGMSRAQDNSVVISYQGDGDLASIGLNETMQAANRGEKMAVFFVNNTVYGMTGGQMAPTTLIGEKTVTCPDGRDPRFAGYPMHMCELLDNLKAPVFIERVSISDISHIRKAKKAVRRALEVQKEGKGYAFVEVLSTCPTNLRQNAEQSTDFVNDLMEKEFPLGNFRDKFDETEPLWRSESDFSKKGIDNLYSLESSASPDAVPDPEFGQALVKIAGFGGQGVLSMGLTLARAGCRDQRYSSWYPSYGPEQRGGTSNCSVVISGESIGSPVVYESNVLVALNQPSLEKFAGDVKKGGLILYDDTIGDFDAPEGVRAIAVPSMQIAKDAGSVKAANTVMLGVLMAQGDTRLPEKVFREAIEDTFASKPKLIPMNLDILEAGAKWSKENFK from the coding sequence ATGGCAGAAAAGATCATTGGAAGACCATCTGGAATTTATGAAGAGTTCCCACGCAAAGGTGGAGCAGCACCAACTGCAACCCACTACTGTCCTGGATGTGGACACGGTATTTTGCACAAACTGATCGGCGAGGCTATGGAAGAGCTTGAGATCCAGGACAGAAGCGTCATGATCAGTCCTGTAGGTTGTGCAGTTTTTGCTTACTACTACTTTGACTGCGGAAACCTTCAGGTCGCACATGGACGTGCACCTGCTGTAGGTACCGGTATGTCAAGGGCACAGGATAACTCTGTTGTAATATCCTACCAAGGTGACGGTGACCTCGCATCTATCGGTCTTAATGAGACCATGCAGGCAGCAAACCGTGGTGAAAAGATGGCTGTGTTCTTCGTGAACAACACTGTCTATGGTATGACCGGTGGCCAGATGGCACCAACAACGCTGATCGGTGAAAAGACCGTAACATGTCCTGATGGAAGGGACCCTCGCTTTGCAGGATACCCAATGCACATGTGTGAGTTGCTGGATAACTTAAAGGCCCCAGTCTTCATCGAGCGTGTTTCAATATCTGACATCTCACATATCAGGAAAGCAAAGAAAGCTGTCAGAAGGGCACTCGAAGTTCAGAAAGAAGGCAAAGGGTATGCATTCGTAGAAGTACTTTCCACATGTCCGACCAACCTCAGGCAAAATGCTGAACAAAGCACTGATTTCGTGAATGACCTGATGGAAAAGGAATTCCCTCTCGGAAACTTCAGGGATAAATTCGATGAAACAGAACCATTGTGGCGCTCTGAGAGTGATTTCTCCAAGAAAGGGATCGATAATCTCTACAGTCTTGAAAGCAGTGCATCTCCTGATGCTGTACCAGACCCTGAGTTTGGCCAGGCACTTGTTAAGATCGCAGGATTTGGTGGCCAGGGTGTCTTAAGTATGGGACTTACACTTGCTCGTGCAGGATGCCGTGACCAGCGCTATTCTTCCTGGTATCCTTCATACGGACCGGAGCAGCGTGGTGGAACCTCCAACTGTTCAGTTGTCATCTCAGGAGAATCAATTGGTTCACCTGTCGTCTATGAGTCAAATGTGCTTGTAGCTCTTAACCAGCCATCCCTGGAGAAATTCGCAGGCGATGTGAAGAAAGGAGGACTCATACTTTATGATGACACAATTGGTGATTTCGATGCTCCTGAAGGAGTAAGGGCAATTGCAGTACCTTCCATGCAGATCGCAAAGGATGCAGGCTCAGTAAAAGCTGCAAATACCGTCATGCTCGGTGTGCTTATGGCACAGGGAGACACACGCCTTCCGGAAAAAGTATTCAGGGAAGCAATAGAGGATACTTTCGCAAGCAAGCCAAAGCTTATCCCGATGAACCTGGATATCCTTGAAGCCGGTGCAAAGTGGTCAAAAGAAAACTTTAAATAA